The Toxorhynchites rutilus septentrionalis strain SRP chromosome 3, ASM2978413v1, whole genome shotgun sequence genome includes a region encoding these proteins:
- the LOC129778294 gene encoding carbonic anhydrase 7, protein MKVSTSAAIWTTLVAILFVGVPTAFSAGHHRFGYTKPEQRRWSKAHESCAGKHQSPIAITSSKAIPLNMPGIELVGYNNLLPGPITLHNNGHSVSLGVPKTEPAKGKHPYIFGGKMENEYELEGLHFHWGDKNNRGAEHVLNDIRYPLEMHIIHRNKKYKSVPEALGYADGLTVLGFFYQVSEHDSAEIGSLLRSFPLIEEYDHQAHLNFTFTLNSLIGEIDLTRFYTYKGSLTTPPCSEAVTWVLFSDPLNISITQIRRFRLLDTGMHGSPMVDNYRALQPLGNRRIFVRKVNARNTPLDVVQKEIDYTRFDWVY, encoded by the exons ATGAAAGTATCAACATCAGCAGCGATTTGGACCactctggtggcgatattattCGTGGGAG TTCCAACCGCCTTCAGTGCTGGACATCACCGCTTCGGATACACCAAGCCGGAACAGCGCCGATGGTCGAAGGCCCATGAAAGCTGCGCGGGTAAACATCAGTCCCCGATCGCCATCACCAGCAGCAAG GCGATTCCGCTTAACATGCCCGGCATAGAACTGGTCGGATATAACAATTTGCTACCGGGGCCAATCACACTCCACAACAATGGACACTCAG TATCCTTGGGAGTTCCTAAGACCGAACCCGCGAAAGGCAAACATCCGTACATCTTTGGAGGCAAAATGGAGAATGAGTATGAGTTAGAGGGTCTCCATTTCCACTGGGGAGACAAAAACAACCGTGGAGCAGAGCATGTTCTTAACGACATTAG GTATCCACTTGAGATGCACATTATCCACCGAAACAAGAAATACAAAAGCGTGCCCGAGGCTCTGGGATACGCCGATGGTCTAACGGTGCTTGGATTTTTCTATCAG GTTAGCGAGCATGACAGTGCGGAGATCGGCAGCCTGCTGCGGTCCTTCCCGCTGATCGAAGAATATGATCACCAGGCTCACCTCAATTTCACCTTTACTCTCAACTCGCTTATCGGTGAAATCGATTTGACTCGATTCTACACCTACAAAGGCTCACTCACAACACCACCCTGCTCGGAAGCCGTCACATGGGTTCTGTTCTCAGACCCGTTGAACATTTCTATCACGCAGATCCGACGATTCCGGCTG CTCGACACCGGTATGCATGGTTCTCCGATGGTGGACAATTACCGGGCGTTACAGCCCCTGGGTAATCGGCGCATTTTCGTACGGAAAGTGAACGCGCGTAACACGCCGCTCGATGTGGTGCAGAAGGAAATCGATTACACCCGTTTTGATTGGGTGTATTAG